Genomic window (Lusitaniella coriacea LEGE 07157):
CGTAGAATGCCACGCAGCAAGGCGACTTCATCATGACTCAAACTGGCGCGATTGTATAAACGCCGGAATTTTGCCATCCTTGCGGTTGCGGTGTGGGGCTGAAGATAGCCAATTTTTAAGAGCGTGCTTTCAAGGTGTTGGTAGTACCCTTCTATGTCCTCTAATCTCGCGGCTTCTGTGGTTTGAGGTGGAACGGCAAGATTGTTTTGGGACAATTGATAGAGTTCGTAGACGCAAACGGCAACGGCTTGAGCTAAATTCAACGAGGGATATTCGGGATTCGAGGGAATGCCTAAGAAGCGTTGGGCATAGTTCAATTCTTGGTTACTTAAACCCCGATATTCTGGGCCAAAAATCAAGGCGGTGGGGCTGCCTTCAAGACACCAGGGGAGGACTTGTTT
Coding sequences:
- a CDS encoding RNA methyltransferase — translated: MNLATNVRIVLVEPAGALNVGAIARVMKNMGLYQLVLVNPQCDPLGEEARRMAVHGGEVLEGATRFENLPEALEGCQRAIATTARDRHVPLTLETPKQVLPWCLEGSPTALIFGPEYRGLSNQELNYAQRFLGIPSNPEYPSLNLAQAVAVCVYELYQLSQNNLAVPPQTTEAARLEDIEGYYQHLESTLLKIGYLQPHTATARMAKFRRLYNRASLSHDEVALLRGILRQVEWAIKPQAGDAE